Genomic DNA from Bacteroides zhangwenhongii:
TCGTAGTCGTCACACACGAAAGCGGAGTTGCCAACCAGACCGACAAAATAATACACATTAAGGACGGTATCATCGAACGAATCGAAGATAACATTGCCCATGACGCTTCTCCTTTCGGCAAAAACGGATTCATGAAATAAAGACCAATCAGACATGATCGACATCTGGCAAGAAATATACAGCACCATTAAGCGCAACAAGCTAAGGACTTTCCTCACAGGGTTCGCTGTGGCATGGGGAATATTCATGCTTATCGTCCTCTTAGGGGCCGGCAACGGACTGATTCATGCTTTCGAAGAGGCTTCTTCAGAACGTGCACTGAACAGTATCAAGATCTATCCGGGATGGACTTCCAAGTCTTACGACGGACTCAAAGAGGGACGGAAGATCCAGCTGGACAACAAGGACTTACGGATCACCGACACTCATTTTCCGGATTATGTAATTAAGGCCGGAGCTTCCATCTGGCAAGGTACCGTCACCATCAGTTTCGGCTCGGAATATGCCAGTGTCGGGTTGGCAGGCGTCTTTCCCAATCATATAGAAATAGAAACCATAAAGCTCTTTAAAGGACGTTTCATTAATGAGACGGATATTAAAGAAAGACGGAAAGTTATCGTCCTACATAAAAAAACGGCTGAGATTCTTTTTCATAAGACGCATACCGAACCTATCGGGCAGTTTGTCAATATGGGAAATGTTGCCTATCGGGTAGTGGGACTTTGCAACGACAAAGGAGATAGCGGTGAAAAACCTGCCCTCATACCTTTCTCTACCCTGCAAACGATCTACAATAAAGGAGACAAGCTGAGCTGTCTGACCATCGCTACGAAGAATCTGGAGACGATCGAAGCGAATGAAAATTTTGAAAAAGAGTATCGGAAAGCGTTGGGAGCCAACCACCGTTTCGATCCTACCGACAACAGCGCCTTATGGATATGGAATAAGTTCACCAATTATCTGCAACAACAAAAAGGTATGGCCATTCTACGTACCGGAATCTGGGTGATCGGCATTTTCACTCTTTTAAGCGGCATTGTAGGAGTATCCAATATCATGCTGATCACCGTTAAAGAACGTACACGCGAATTCGGTATCCGCAAAGCATTGGGAGCCAGACCGGGCTCGATCCTTTGGCTGATTATTGTAGAAAGTGTAATCATCACTACTTTATTCGGCTATATAGGTATGGTGGCGGGCATCGGAGTAACCGAATGGATGAATGCCGCTTTCGGCAATCAAGTCATGGATATCGGCGGATGGACAACAACCGTCTTCCTGAATCCGACCGTCGATATAAAAATCGCCATTCAAGCTACACTTACATTAATAATCGCCGGAACGTTAGCCGGATTGTTCCCTGCCCGCAAGGCTGTCAGCATCCGTCCGATTGAAGCACTTAGAGCAGATTAAGATTATGAAAATAGACATGGATACCTGTGAGGAAATCCTCATTACCATCACAAGAAATAAAACAAGAAGCCTGCTGACCGCATTCGGCGTGTTCTGGGGAATCTTCATGCTCGTAGCCCTTATCGGAGGCGGACAAGGATTGGAAGAGATGATGAAGAAAAATTTTGAAGGATTTGCCACCAATTCCGGTTTCCTTGCCGCACAAAGAACGGGTGAGGCTTACAAAGGTTTTCGGAAAGGAAGATGGTGGGATCTGGAAGCAACAGATATCAACCGCCTCCGGTCCCAAATCAAAGAAGCGGAAGTGATTACCCCTTCCACAGCACGCTGGGGCTCCAAAGCCGTATACGAAGATAAAAAATACGATTGCAGTGTAAAAGGACTGTATCCGGACTATCTCCATATCGAATCACAGGAGATAGCATACGGCAGGTATATCAATGATGTAGATATAAAGGAAAACCGCAAAGTGTGCGTTATCGGGAAAAGAATCTATGAGAGTCTTTTCAAGCCGGGCGAAGATCCGTGTGGCAAATACATACGTGTGGATGGAATTTATTATCAAGTCATCGGAATGTCCGCTTCCGAAGGAAACATGAGCATACAAGGACAATCTTCGGAGGCAGTCATCCTTCCTTTTACTACCATGCAACAGACTTACAATCTGGGAGGGCAGATTGACGTGATCAGTTTCACCGTGAAACATGGAGTCAAGGTATCCGACATACACCCCCGAATGGAACAGATTATCAAAGCTGCGCATTATATCGCTCCCAACGACAAACAGGCACTTATGTTCCTGAATGCCGAAGCGATGTTTTCTATGGTCGATAATTTGTTTACCGGTATCCATATACTTATCTGGATGGTAGGATTGGGAACTTTGCTGGCGGGTGCTATCGGCGTGTCCAATATCATGATGGTCACCGTAAAAGAGCGTACCACTGAAATCGGTATCCGCCGGGCAATCGGAGCACGTCCGAAAGATATCCTGCAACAGATTCTGTCTGAAAGCATAGTGCTGACCGCCCTTGCAGGAATGTGCGGAATCTCCTTTGCCGTCATAGTGCTGCAACTAACAGAAATGGCAGCTAACTCAAATGGAGGTGATATCCGTTTCCAAGTTACCTTCGGACTGGCAGTCGGAACGTGTATCTTACTGATTGCGTTGGGTATGCTAGCCGGGCTGGCACCTGCTTACCGGGCTATGGCTATCAAACCGATTGAAGCGATCCGGGAGGAGTAGAAGTTGAGAATGGAGAGTTGAGAATTAGAAATTAAACATATATATCCAAGATGAAAAAGTATCTGAAAATCGCATTATTGGTAGTCGTTGCTATCATTTTTGTCGGAACATTTGTGTTTCTTTATCAGAAATCCAAGCCTAAAGTAATCACTTACGAAACAGTTAGACCGGAAGTGACAGACCTGCAAAAGACAACAGTAGCTACCGGAAAGGTGGAACCGAGAGACGAAATCTTAATCAAGCCGCAAATTTCGGGCATTATAGACGAAGTATATAAAGAAGCCGGACAAGCTGTGAAAAAAGGGGAAGTCATAGCCAAAGTAAAAGTAATCCCTGAACTCGGACAACTGAATTCAGCCGAAAGTCGGGTGCGCCTGGCGGAAATCAATACCACACAGGCCGAGACGGACTTCGCCCGCGTCAGGAAACTGTATGAAGACCAGTTAATCAGTCGGGAGGAATACGAGAAAAGTGAAGTAGCCCTGAAACAGGCACGCGAAGAGAAGCAGACAGCCAAAGATAATCTGGAAATCGTAAAAGAAGGAATTACCAAAAACAGTGCCTCTTTCAGCAGTACCCTGATTCGTTCCACTATCGACGGGCTGATTCTGGATATACCTGTCAAGGCTGGTAATTCGGTGATTATGAGTAACACGTTCAATGATGGAACCACGATTGCCACAGTAGCCAACATGAATGACTTGATTTTTCGCGGCAATATTGATGAAACGGAAGTCGGACGCATTCACGAACAAATGCCGATAAAGTTGACAATCGGAGCTTTACAGAATCTGACCTTCAATGCCATTCTGGAGTATATATCTCCTAAAGGAGTAGAAACGAATGGAGCCAACCAGTTCGAGATAAAAGCCGCCATCTCTGTTCCGGATTCTGTTCAGATTCGTTCCGGATATTCGGCTAATGCGGAAATCGTGTTACAAAGAGCCAATCAGGTATTGGCAGTGCCCGAAAGCACTGTTGAATTTAGTGGTGACTCTACATTTGTGTACATCATG
This window encodes:
- a CDS encoding efflux RND transporter periplasmic adaptor subunit, yielding MKKYLKIALLVVVAIIFVGTFVFLYQKSKPKVITYETVRPEVTDLQKTTVATGKVEPRDEILIKPQISGIIDEVYKEAGQAVKKGEVIAKVKVIPELGQLNSAESRVRLAEINTTQAETDFARVRKLYEDQLISREEYEKSEVALKQAREEKQTAKDNLEIVKEGITKNSASFSSTLIRSTIDGLILDIPVKAGNSVIMSNTFNDGTTIATVANMNDLIFRGNIDETEVGRIHEQMPIKLTIGALQNLTFNAILEYISPKGVETNGANQFEIKAAISVPDSVQIRSGYSANAEIVLQRANQVLAVPESTVEFSGDSTFVYIMTDSVPEQKFQRTQVTAGMSDGIKIEIKKGVTIQDKIRGAEKKDK
- a CDS encoding ABC transporter permease — encoded protein: MKIDMDTCEEILITITRNKTRSLLTAFGVFWGIFMLVALIGGGQGLEEMMKKNFEGFATNSGFLAAQRTGEAYKGFRKGRWWDLEATDINRLRSQIKEAEVITPSTARWGSKAVYEDKKYDCSVKGLYPDYLHIESQEIAYGRYINDVDIKENRKVCVIGKRIYESLFKPGEDPCGKYIRVDGIYYQVIGMSASEGNMSIQGQSSEAVILPFTTMQQTYNLGGQIDVISFTVKHGVKVSDIHPRMEQIIKAAHYIAPNDKQALMFLNAEAMFSMVDNLFTGIHILIWMVGLGTLLAGAIGVSNIMMVTVKERTTEIGIRRAIGARPKDILQQILSESIVLTALAGMCGISFAVIVLQLTEMAANSNGGDIRFQVTFGLAVGTCILLIALGMLAGLAPAYRAMAIKPIEAIREE
- a CDS encoding ABC transporter permease, whose translation is MIDIWQEIYSTIKRNKLRTFLTGFAVAWGIFMLIVLLGAGNGLIHAFEEASSERALNSIKIYPGWTSKSYDGLKEGRKIQLDNKDLRITDTHFPDYVIKAGASIWQGTVTISFGSEYASVGLAGVFPNHIEIETIKLFKGRFINETDIKERRKVIVLHKKTAEILFHKTHTEPIGQFVNMGNVAYRVVGLCNDKGDSGEKPALIPFSTLQTIYNKGDKLSCLTIATKNLETIEANENFEKEYRKALGANHRFDPTDNSALWIWNKFTNYLQQQKGMAILRTGIWVIGIFTLLSGIVGVSNIMLITVKERTREFGIRKALGARPGSILWLIIVESVIITTLFGYIGMVAGIGVTEWMNAAFGNQVMDIGGWTTTVFLNPTVDIKIAIQATLTLIIAGTLAGLFPARKAVSIRPIEALRAD